A DNA window from Microcystis aeruginosa NIES-843 contains the following coding sequences:
- a CDS encoding AAA family ATPase yields MIVLNGYDILAQIYESVNSEVYRAIRIADNQPVMLKILKQEYPTAQELTHYKQEYKTICGLNFEGAIKAYGLETYRRTPVIILEDFGGISLKKWLEGKPLALRDFLSLAPRIVANLEKIHNAKVIHKDINPANIVLNPETGQIKIIDFGIASVLRRENPGLKNPNVLEGTLAYISPEQTGRMNRSLDYRTDFYSLGVSFYELLTGQLPFRAKDALELVHCHLAKQPLEINSLVREKIPPVVEAIIRKLMAKTPEERYQSAYGIRADLEECLRQLETTGKIEDFVIAGQDLANQFQIPQKLYGREAEIATLLTAFQRVATADKNSSHTELMLVTGYSGMGKTTLVREIYQPITEKRGFFISGKFDQFQRDTPYAAVVSALTHLVKQLLGESQPQLELWRQKLLKSLGANARVIIDVIPELELIIGPQPEVLQLGAIATQNRFNLVFKNFIRVFCSPEHPLVIFLDDLQWADLASLQLIELIMLDGDMDYLFLIGSYRSNEINSTHPLTATLDKLEQGGIIINQVILRPLGPAQVNQLIADTLNHSPEYVQSLAALVWQKTHGNPFFVNEFLKTIYWENLLFFQLEQEKTTKTDNNRGYWQWHLGQIQRIGSTDNLIQFMVGKMQKLPPETQEILSLAACLGPEFNLYSLAVISEKSPPELLPILTSSSEAGLIIPLSELDEQLLIQEYKFAHDRIQQGAYALIEDSKKSLIHLKIGRLLWQHTSVNELSEKIFKIVDHLNLGYRLISEEKERESVANLNLLAAQKAKAANAQTGALKYIKIAQKLLKKSSWKNNYQLTLNIYSEATEIAYLSGNFEQMQRWANLVLKQAKTTLDKVKVYEVIIEAYHAQNQELKAVEIGLSVLKSLDFEIPESLQSSDIQKELTKTRQKLAGKNIKDLINLPPINEEEKLAIMKIASAIFSPVYIAAPHLLPILVSKQVNLSIEYGNSYLAAFTYVNYGLILCGLLEDWETGYQFGRLALNIADKFHAKALMPKIIAVFSATISIWKEPIKNSLSLLKSSYQTGLEMGDLYYGTTCAYLYCFHSAFIGQELTELAQEIANYDLAFVKLKQENPRNYLKIYGQTVLNLLRHSENPGHLEGQYYQETLMLPYHLEANDLFGLCALFVNKLYLCYLFGQYEPAIENANQAQNYLGGATATLLIPLHNFYDSLAHLAIYNHLDNDQKQQVLERVTNNQKKLREWANQAPPNYLHKFYLVAAEKDRVQESYLEAIENYDLAIAKAKENEYINEEALANELAAKFYLDWGKVKIAKTYINEAAYLYSLWGATAKVKDIESRYSQLMVNNYGSNSLTETRRTSTRKNSASHSGELLDLATIMKAFQAISSEIVLDKLLATLMKILIENAGAQLGYLILESGGQLLIEASGSVQEDGVTVFKSNAIEEHLPVSIINYVARSGQTVLNDDAAHEGNFSNDSYIKTHQTKSLLCSPLLDQGQLRGIVYLENNLTVGAFTQERLEVLQLLSSQAAIAITNAKLYAEIKAKQRQLAQFLEAMPVGVFVLDAGSQPYYANQTAQEILGKEIVNITTANQLGETYQLYQAGTDRLYPTEYHPIVRALRGEKNTMDDLEIHQGEKIIPLEVYATPVFDEKGEIIYAITAFTDITERKQAEAERIRFTEELAEYSRTLEQKVQERTLELSQTLEILKATQAELLFENELLKTNEQSSTFDYQVGGSLPMDAPTYVVRAADRYLYKALKRGDFCYVLNPRQMGKSSLMVRMIDHLQHEGVCCAPIDLTRIGSENVTPDQWYKGIAFELGRRFGLLKRVNLKAWWQEREDVSAVQRLGEFIEEVLLLEVGIVEGSPPKPIAIFIDEIDSVLGLNFAVNDFFALIRSCYNQRGFNPLYRRLTFAFFGVVTPSDLITDHQITPFNIGHSIQLEGFKEHEAQPLLRGLAEKVSNPQTVLKEVFAWTNGQPFLTQKLCQLIRTAASPIPPNGEASWIEDLVQKKIIDNWEAQDEPEHLRTIRDRLLNSHRSQLLLKLYERILREKEVISEDSPPEKELLLSGLVIKDQGRLLVHNPIYQAIFNPHWLALAKST; encoded by the coding sequence ATGATTGTTCTCAACGGATACGACATTCTTGCCCAAATCTACGAAAGTGTTAACTCAGAAGTCTATCGGGCCATTCGCATCGCCGATAATCAACCGGTTATGCTCAAAATCCTCAAGCAAGAATATCCAACCGCACAAGAACTAACCCACTACAAACAGGAGTATAAAACCATCTGCGGCCTGAACTTCGAGGGGGCGATTAAAGCCTATGGTTTAGAAACCTACCGCAGAACTCCCGTGATTATTTTGGAAGATTTCGGGGGTATATCCTTAAAAAAATGGCTAGAGGGCAAACCCCTGGCCTTAAGGGACTTTTTAAGCCTTGCACCCCGAATAGTGGCTAATTTAGAGAAAATTCACAACGCCAAGGTTATTCACAAAGATATTAATCCTGCCAATATAGTTCTTAACCCCGAAACCGGACAAATTAAAATCATCGATTTTGGCATTGCCAGCGTCCTGCGGCGGGAAAATCCGGGGCTAAAAAATCCCAACGTCCTTGAGGGGACTTTAGCCTATATTTCTCCGGAACAAACCGGACGGATGAATCGCAGTCTCGATTACCGCACGGATTTTTATTCCTTGGGCGTTAGCTTCTACGAACTTCTCACCGGACAATTACCTTTTCGGGCTAAAGATGCTTTGGAATTAGTTCACTGTCATCTGGCAAAACAACCTCTGGAGATTAATAGTCTCGTCAGGGAGAAAATTCCCCCGGTGGTGGAGGCAATCATCAGGAAACTGATGGCTAAAACCCCCGAGGAACGATACCAAAGTGCCTATGGTATTCGGGCAGATTTAGAAGAATGTTTAAGACAACTAGAAACAACGGGTAAAATTGAGGATTTTGTCATCGCTGGGCAAGATCTAGCCAATCAGTTCCAAATTCCCCAAAAACTCTACGGTAGGGAGGCGGAAATCGCCACTCTCCTCACTGCTTTTCAACGGGTAGCCACCGCAGATAAAAACTCCTCTCACACCGAACTGATGCTAGTTACGGGTTATTCTGGCATGGGTAAAACCACCCTGGTTAGGGAAATTTACCAGCCAATTACTGAAAAACGCGGCTTTTTTATCTCCGGTAAATTTGACCAATTTCAGCGCGATACTCCCTACGCTGCCGTGGTTAGCGCTTTGACTCATCTCGTCAAGCAACTTTTGGGGGAAAGTCAACCACAACTGGAACTATGGCGACAAAAACTCCTCAAGTCTTTGGGGGCGAATGCACGGGTTATTATTGATGTGATTCCTGAACTAGAATTAATTATCGGTCCACAACCAGAGGTGTTACAATTAGGAGCGATCGCTACTCAAAATCGCTTTAATTTAGTCTTTAAAAATTTTATTCGGGTCTTTTGTTCCCCGGAACACCCCTTAGTCATCTTTCTCGATGATTTGCAATGGGCAGACTTGGCTAGTCTCCAGTTAATAGAATTAATTATGCTCGATGGCGATATGGACTATTTGTTTTTAATTGGCTCCTATCGCAGTAATGAAATTAATTCCACCCATCCCCTAACCGCTACTCTCGATAAATTAGAGCAGGGGGGCATAATTATCAATCAAGTTATTTTAAGACCTCTAGGTCCTGCACAGGTCAATCAGTTAATTGCTGACACCTTAAATCATTCACCAGAATATGTGCAATCTTTGGCCGCTTTAGTCTGGCAAAAAACCCACGGTAATCCTTTTTTTGTCAATGAATTTCTCAAAACTATCTACTGGGAAAATTTGCTATTTTTCCAACTGGAGCAGGAAAAAACCACTAAAACCGACAATAATAGGGGTTATTGGCAATGGCATCTCGGTCAAATTCAAAGGATTGGTAGTACCGATAATCTGATTCAATTTATGGTCGGTAAAATGCAGAAATTGCCCCCCGAAACCCAGGAAATTTTAAGTTTAGCAGCTTGTCTTGGGCCAGAGTTTAATTTATATAGTCTGGCAGTAATCTCTGAAAAATCACCTCCAGAACTTTTACCAATTTTAACTTCTAGTAGCGAAGCTGGTTTAATTATTCCCCTCTCAGAATTGGATGAACAATTACTGATTCAAGAATATAAATTTGCTCATGATCGCATTCAACAAGGAGCTTACGCTCTCATCGAAGACAGCAAAAAATCTTTAATTCATTTAAAAATTGGTCGCCTCCTTTGGCAGCATACATCTGTCAACGAATTATCGGAAAAGATTTTTAAAATAGTCGATCATCTCAATCTTGGTTATCGACTAATTAGCGAGGAAAAAGAACGAGAGTCAGTGGCTAACTTGAATTTACTAGCAGCCCAAAAGGCAAAAGCCGCTAATGCCCAAACTGGAGCCTTAAAATATATTAAAATCGCTCAAAAACTTCTCAAAAAATCCAGCTGGAAAAATAACTATCAACTGACTTTAAATATTTATTCTGAAGCCACAGAAATCGCCTATTTAAGTGGGAACTTTGAGCAGATGCAACGCTGGGCTAATCTCGTATTAAAACAGGCAAAAACAACCCTAGATAAGGTTAAAGTTTATGAAGTCATCATCGAAGCCTATCACGCCCAAAATCAAGAACTAAAAGCGGTAGAAATTGGTTTATCCGTCCTCAAAAGCCTAGATTTCGAGATTCCTGAATCCTTACAATCATCAGATATTCAAAAAGAACTAACTAAAACCAGACAAAAATTAGCGGGTAAAAATATCAAAGATTTAATTAATTTACCGCCGATAAATGAAGAAGAAAAATTAGCAATCATGAAGATAGCAAGTGCCATATTTTCTCCTGTTTATATTGCCGCCCCTCATCTCTTACCCATCCTAGTATCAAAACAGGTTAACTTATCAATTGAATACGGCAATAGTTATCTAGCGGCTTTTACTTATGTCAATTATGGCTTAATTCTTTGTGGTCTTTTAGAAGATTGGGAAACGGGTTATCAATTTGGACGATTAGCTTTAAACATTGCTGATAAATTTCATGCCAAAGCCCTGATGCCGAAAATAATTGCCGTCTTTTCCGCCACTATTAGTATCTGGAAAGAACCGATTAAAAATTCCCTGTCCTTGTTAAAATCTTCCTATCAAACCGGTTTAGAAATGGGCGATCTCTACTACGGAACAACCTGCGCCTATCTTTACTGTTTTCATTCCGCCTTTATCGGACAGGAATTAACCGAATTAGCCCAAGAAATAGCTAACTATGATCTGGCTTTTGTTAAGCTCAAACAAGAAAACCCCCGCAACTATCTAAAAATCTATGGTCAAACAGTTTTAAATCTGCTGAGGCACTCGGAAAATCCCGGTCATTTAGAAGGACAGTACTATCAAGAAACTCTTATGTTACCGTACCATCTAGAGGCTAATGATCTCTTCGGTCTCTGTGCTTTATTTGTTAATAAATTATACCTTTGTTATCTATTTGGACAGTACGAACCAGCCATTGAAAATGCTAACCAAGCCCAAAATTATCTAGGGGGAGCTACCGCTACTTTATTGATTCCTCTGCATAATTTCTATGATTCCCTCGCCCATTTAGCTATTTATAATCATCTGGATAATGACCAAAAACAGCAAGTATTAGAACGGGTGACGAATAATCAGAAAAAGCTACGGGAATGGGCTAATCAAGCACCCCCTAACTATCTCCATAAATTTTATTTAGTGGCAGCGGAAAAGGATCGGGTGCAGGAATCCTATCTAGAAGCCATAGAAAACTACGATCTAGCCATCGCTAAAGCCAAGGAAAATGAATACATTAATGAAGAGGCACTGGCTAACGAACTAGCGGCGAAATTCTATCTCGATTGGGGTAAAGTAAAAATTGCCAAAACCTACATCAATGAAGCTGCTTATCTCTATTCTCTTTGGGGAGCAACAGCTAAAGTCAAAGATATAGAAAGCCGTTATTCTCAGTTAATGGTCAATAATTATGGTTCCAATTCCCTGACCGAAACTAGGAGAACTTCCACCAGAAAAAATTCAGCTAGTCATTCGGGAGAACTGTTAGATTTAGCCACGATTATGAAGGCCTTCCAAGCCATTTCTAGCGAGATAGTTTTAGATAAATTACTCGCCACCCTGATGAAAATTCTCATCGAAAATGCTGGGGCGCAGCTGGGCTATCTTATCCTAGAAAGCGGCGGACAACTATTGATCGAAGCCTCCGGTTCGGTGCAGGAAGATGGGGTGACAGTCTTTAAATCTAATGCCATCGAAGAACATCTTCCCGTCTCAATTATTAACTATGTAGCCCGGAGCGGTCAAACCGTTCTTAATGACGATGCTGCCCATGAGGGCAATTTTAGCAATGATTCCTATATTAAAACCCATCAAACCAAATCCCTGCTCTGTTCGCCCCTCCTCGACCAAGGACAACTGCGGGGAATTGTCTATCTAGAAAATAATCTCACCGTCGGGGCTTTTACCCAAGAAAGATTGGAAGTGCTGCAACTGCTCTCCAGCCAAGCGGCGATCGCAATTACTAACGCCAAACTCTACGCCGAAATCAAAGCCAAACAGAGACAACTAGCGCAATTTTTAGAAGCGATGCCAGTGGGGGTATTCGTCCTCGATGCTGGCAGTCAACCCTATTATGCCAATCAAACCGCCCAAGAGATTTTAGGCAAAGAGATAGTTAATATCACCACGGCTAATCAGTTGGGGGAAACCTATCAGTTATATCAAGCTGGAACCGATCGATTGTATCCCACAGAATACCATCCGATTGTCCGAGCTTTAAGGGGGGAAAAAAACACGATGGATGATCTAGAAATTCACCAAGGAGAGAAGATTATTCCCCTAGAAGTGTATGCCACGCCCGTTTTTGACGAAAAAGGAGAAATTATCTATGCGATCACCGCTTTTACCGATATTACCGAACGAAAACAGGCGGAAGCGGAACGGATTCGCTTTACCGAAGAATTAGCCGAGTATAGCCGCACCCTAGAACAGAAAGTGCAGGAGCGCACCCTAGAACTCAGCCAAACCCTAGAAATTCTCAAGGCCACCCAAGCAGAATTACTGTTTGAAAACGAACTCCTCAAAACTAACGAACAATCTAGCACCTTTGACTACCAAGTGGGGGGCAGTTTACCCATGGATGCCCCCACCTACGTGGTCCGCGCCGCCGACCGTTATCTCTATAAAGCCCTCAAACGGGGCGATTTTTGCTATGTTCTCAATCCCCGTCAAATGGGTAAGTCTAGTTTAATGGTACGCATGATCGACCACCTCCAACACGAGGGGGTCTGTTGCGCTCCCATTGATTTAACCCGCATCGGCAGCGAAAATGTCACTCCCGACCAATGGTACAAGGGGATAGCCTTCGAGTTAGGGCGACGTTTTGGACTGCTCAAAAGGGTCAATCTCAAAGCTTGGTGGCAAGAACGGGAAGATGTCTCGGCAGTACAGCGCTTGGGCGAATTTATCGAAGAAGTGTTATTGCTGGAAGTGGGGATCGTGGAAGGTTCTCCCCCGAAACCGATCGCGATTTTTATCGATGAAATTGATAGCGTTTTGGGCTTAAATTTCGCGGTTAATGACTTTTTTGCCCTGATTCGTTCCTGCTATAACCAGCGTGGTTTTAACCCGCTCTATCGGCGTTTGACCTTCGCTTTCTTCGGTGTTGTCACCCCCTCCGATTTAATTACCGACCACCAAATCACTCCTTTTAATATCGGTCATTCGATTCAATTGGAGGGTTTTAAGGAACACGAAGCCCAGCCTTTACTGCGCGGATTGGCCGAGAAAGTTAGTAACCCGCAAACTGTCTTAAAAGAAGTCTTTGCTTGGACAAACGGTCAACCTTTTCTGACCCAAAAACTCTGTCAGTTAATTCGCACCGCCGCCTCGCCGATTCCCCCCAATGGTGAGGCCTCCTGGATTGAGGACTTGGTACAGAAGAAGATCATTGACAATTGGGAGGCTCAGGATGAACCGGAACATCTGCGGACTATTCGCGATCGGCTTCTCAACAGTCATCGCTCCCAGTTGCTCCTGAAACTCTATGAACGGATTTTAAGGGAAAAAGAGGTAATTTCCGAGGATAGCCCTCCAGAAAAAGAGTTACTTTTATCGGGGTTAGTGATCAAAGACCAAGGCCGGCTGCTGGTCCATAATCCCATCTATCAAGCAATCTTTAACCCCCATTGGCTGGCCCTGGCAAAATCAACCTAA
- a CDS encoding thioredoxin domain-containing protein, whose product MANHLAASESLYLRKHAENPIDWWYWCDSALEIARREDKPIFLSIGYSSCHWCTVMEGEAFSDQAIADYLNQYFLPIKVDREERPDIDSIYMQALQMMVGQGGWPLNVFLTPDSLIPFYGGTYFPVQPRFNRPGFLQVLQSVRRYYDEEKEKLSKFTAEMLGALRQSAILPRSETNLAAPSLLATGIETNTAVIRVNPNNYGRPSFPMIPYSHLALQGSRFGDDFDDSLRQAAYQRGEDLALGGIYDHVGGGFHRYTVDSTWTVPHFEKMLYDNGQIVEYLANLWSAGNREAAFERGIKGTVNWLKREMTAPEGYFYAAQDADSFEKATDGEPEEGAFYVWSDLELRDYLSTEELGLLQANFTVTAEGNFEGRNVLQRRQGGELGKEIENMLDKLFIRRYGSSQAQLALFPPARDNQEAKTVSWPGRIPAVTDTKMIVAWNSLMISGLARAFAVFGEPLYWQMATVAAEFILKHQWLDGRFQRLNYQGQASVLAQSEDFAYFIKALLDLQTAKPQETGWLEAAIDLQGEFDRWFWAEDEGGYFNTASDHSLDLIVRERGYTDNATPSANGIAIANLLRLSRLTENLEYLDRAEKALQSFSTILEESPTACPSLFVALDHYRHGFCLRAPESSIESLLSRYLPTAVYRVDASLPSSTFGLICQGLCCLEPAENLEQLDRQIAGVMRGESILLG is encoded by the coding sequence ATGGCTAATCATCTGGCTGCATCTGAAAGTCTTTACCTGCGAAAACACGCCGAAAACCCGATCGATTGGTGGTATTGGTGTGACAGCGCCCTAGAAATTGCCAGGAGAGAAGATAAACCGATCTTTCTCTCGATCGGTTATTCTAGCTGTCATTGGTGTACGGTTATGGAAGGAGAAGCTTTTTCCGATCAGGCCATTGCCGATTATCTCAATCAGTATTTTTTGCCGATCAAAGTTGATCGCGAGGAAAGACCGGACATCGATAGTATCTATATGCAAGCATTGCAGATGATGGTCGGTCAAGGGGGTTGGCCGCTGAATGTCTTCCTAACACCCGATAGTTTAATTCCCTTCTATGGTGGCACCTATTTTCCCGTGCAACCGCGCTTTAACCGGCCCGGTTTTCTGCAAGTGTTGCAATCGGTACGTCGCTATTATGACGAGGAAAAGGAGAAATTAAGCAAATTTACGGCCGAAATGCTGGGCGCACTGCGTCAATCAGCTATTTTACCCCGATCAGAGACTAATTTAGCCGCTCCTTCCCTTTTAGCCACAGGAATCGAGACAAATACGGCGGTGATTCGGGTTAATCCCAATAACTACGGTCGGCCCAGTTTTCCGATGATTCCATATTCTCATCTGGCTTTGCAGGGTAGTCGCTTTGGTGACGATTTTGACGATTCCCTCCGGCAAGCGGCCTATCAACGGGGGGAAGATCTGGCCCTGGGGGGAATCTATGACCATGTGGGGGGAGGATTCCATCGTTATACGGTGGATTCGACGTGGACAGTTCCCCATTTTGAAAAAATGCTCTACGATAACGGGCAAATTGTCGAATATTTAGCCAATTTGTGGAGTGCGGGTAATCGAGAGGCGGCCTTTGAGAGAGGGATTAAAGGCACGGTTAACTGGCTAAAACGGGAAATGACCGCCCCAGAAGGTTATTTTTATGCGGCCCAAGATGCCGATAGTTTTGAGAAGGCCACGGATGGGGAACCGGAGGAAGGGGCCTTTTATGTCTGGTCGGATCTGGAGTTAAGGGATTATCTCTCGACCGAGGAATTGGGGCTGCTGCAGGCTAATTTTACCGTCACTGCCGAGGGGAATTTTGAGGGTCGTAATGTGCTGCAACGTCGGCAAGGGGGAGAATTAGGGAAGGAGATAGAAAATATGCTCGATAAGTTATTTATTCGGCGTTATGGCAGTTCTCAAGCCCAATTAGCTCTTTTTCCCCCGGCCAGAGACAATCAGGAGGCGAAAACTGTCTCTTGGCCGGGACGCATTCCGGCGGTAACGGATACGAAAATGATCGTCGCTTGGAATAGTTTGATGATTTCCGGTTTAGCCCGGGCCTTTGCCGTCTTTGGTGAACCTTTGTACTGGCAAATGGCTACGGTCGCGGCCGAGTTTATTCTCAAGCATCAGTGGTTAGATGGACGTTTTCAGCGCTTGAATTATCAGGGTCAGGCCTCGGTTTTGGCCCAATCGGAGGATTTTGCCTATTTTATTAAGGCTTTGCTGGACTTGCAAACCGCTAAACCGCAAGAAACTGGCTGGTTAGAGGCGGCTATCGATTTACAGGGGGAATTTGATCGCTGGTTTTGGGCCGAGGATGAGGGAGGATATTTTAATACTGCTTCTGATCATAGTCTCGATCTGATCGTGCGAGAACGGGGTTATACGGATAATGCCACCCCTTCGGCCAACGGAATTGCGATCGCTAATTTATTGCGTCTGTCGCGATTGACGGAAAATCTAGAATATCTCGATCGGGCCGAAAAGGCCTTGCAATCTTTTAGTACCATCCTAGAAGAGTCCCCCACCGCTTGCCCCAGTTTATTTGTTGCCCTCGATCACTATCGTCACGGTTTCTGTCTGCGCGCCCCGGAAAGCTCGATCGAGTCGCTGTTAAGTCGCTATTTGCCCACTGCGGTGTATCGAGTCGATGCCAGTTTGCCCTCTAGCACATTTGGGTTAATTTGTCAAGGGTTATGCTGCCTTGAACCAGCGGAAAATTTAGAACAGTTAGACCGACAAATTGCTGGGGTGATGAGGGGGGAGTCAATACTACTCGGTTAA
- a CDS encoding chromophore lyase CpcT/CpeT codes for MLKTSIALGFFLTQSLPLNPQVQGVANHLIGVMDTREQAQTNPRIAKVQMTTCAVDFSPKQDSIYLYQEQAIIDRLNQPYRQRILVIQPSADNSTVESKAYKLNNAPNFINFCNKDLTERELNVSDLAESVCTVFLQPIAGGYRGETPPQGCPTNARGAVKITNTIILHSQGMDTSDRGYDSLGQQVWGAQDNVYQFRWQKP; via the coding sequence ATGCTGAAAACTTCGATCGCCCTAGGATTTTTTCTCACTCAATCTTTGCCCCTTAACCCGCAAGTGCAGGGGGTGGCTAATCATTTAATTGGGGTTATGGATACCAGGGAACAAGCGCAGACTAACCCGCGTATTGCTAAGGTGCAAATGACTACCTGTGCGGTGGATTTTTCCCCCAAACAGGATAGTATTTATCTTTATCAGGAACAGGCAATTATCGATCGCTTAAATCAACCCTATCGTCAAAGAATTTTAGTCATTCAACCTAGCGCTGATAATTCCACTGTGGAATCGAAAGCTTATAAGTTAAATAATGCCCCTAACTTTATTAATTTTTGTAACAAAGACTTGACAGAAAGAGAATTGAATGTATCAGATTTGGCTGAGTCGGTGTGTACTGTGTTTTTACAACCGATAGCGGGGGGTTATCGGGGAGAAACTCCCCCCCAGGGTTGTCCCACTAATGCCAGAGGTGCGGTGAAAATAACTAATACAATTATTCTACATTCCCAGGGCATGGATACCAGCGATCGAGGTTATGATAGCCTTGGGCAGCAGGTATGGGGAGCGCAGGATAATGTCTATCAATTTCGCTGGCAAAAACCCTAA
- a CDS encoding RNA-guided endonuclease InsQ/TnpB family protein gives MEKAYSFRFYPTPKQESLLRRTLGCVRLVYNKALHERTQAWYERQERVGYTETSSMLTEWKKQEELDFLNEVSCVPLQQGLRHLQTAFTNFFAGRTKYPNFKKKHQGGSAEFTKSAFKFKDKQIYLAKCTEPLPIRWSRQIPDGCEPSTVTVRLHPSGRWHISIRFDDPTIKPLPVTDKAIGIDLGISSLVITSDGDKVSNPKHFKRHYRRLRKAQKSLSRKQKGSKNREKARIKVAKIHAQITDNRKDHLHKLTTQLVRENQTIVVENLAVKNMVKNPKLSQAISDVSWGEITRQLAYKCRWYGRNYIEIDRWFPSSKRCSNCGHIAEKMPLNVREWDCPDCGTHHDRDINASKNILAAGLAVSVCRATIRPEQSKSVKAGAKNPSGKKQKPKS, from the coding sequence ATGGAAAAAGCCTATTCGTTTCGATTTTACCCCACACCAAAACAAGAGTCGCTATTGCGGCGCACATTGGGCTGTGTAAGATTAGTTTACAACAAAGCTCTCCACGAACGAACACAAGCTTGGTATGAAAGACAAGAAAGAGTAGGATATACTGAAACTTCTTCAATGTTGACCGAGTGGAAAAAGCAAGAAGAATTAGACTTTCTCAATGAGGTAAGCTGTGTACCTTTACAACAAGGGTTAAGACACCTACAAACAGCTTTCACTAATTTCTTTGCTGGTCGTACTAAGTATCCTAACTTTAAGAAAAAACATCAGGGAGGAAGTGCCGAATTTACCAAATCTGCTTTTAAGTTCAAAGACAAACAAATCTATTTAGCTAAATGCACAGAACCTTTACCTATTCGATGGTCAAGACAAATACCAGACGGATGTGAACCAAGCACAGTAACAGTCAGATTACATCCCTCAGGACGTTGGCATATTTCAATTAGATTTGATGACCCAACGATTAAGCCATTACCAGTAACAGATAAAGCCATTGGAATTGACTTAGGAATTAGTAGCCTCGTGATTACCAGCGATGGCGATAAAGTGTCTAATCCCAAGCATTTTAAAAGGCATTATCGGAGACTGCGAAAGGCACAAAAAAGCCTTTCTAGAAAACAGAAAGGGTCAAAAAATCGGGAAAAAGCAAGAATCAAAGTAGCCAAGATTCACGCCCAAATTACTGATAACAGAAAAGACCATTTACACAAGCTAACCACTCAATTAGTTCGTGAAAACCAAACGATTGTGGTTGAGAATTTAGCCGTCAAGAATATGGTCAAAAACCCGAAATTATCTCAGGCAATATCTGACGTTAGTTGGGGAGAAATCACTCGACAATTAGCCTATAAATGCCGTTGGTATGGAAGAAATTACATCGAAATAGATAGATGGTTTCCTAGCTCTAAAAGATGTAGTAATTGTGGGCATATTGCTGAGAAAATGCCGTTAAATGTTCGAGAATGGGACTGTCCAGACTGTGGGACTCACCATGACCGAGATATTAACGCCAGTAAAAATATTTTGGCCGCAGGGCTTGCGGTGTCAGTCTGTAGAGCGACCATAAGACCAGAACAGAGTAAATCTGTTAAGGCAGGTGCGAAAAATCCTTCGGGAAAGAAGCAGAAACCTAAATCGTGA
- the hemB gene encoding porphobilinogen synthase, with amino-acid sequence MLIRPRRLRYNPAIRRLVRETELTVNDLIYPLFIMEGENQKVAIPSMPDCYRYSLDLLLKEVVNAYNLGINAIALFPLIAEDKKDNFGRESYNPDGLVPRAVKAIKKEVPEIIIITDVALDPFSIYGHDGIVEDGKILNDETLEVLVKMSLSQAAAGANFVAPSDMMDGRVGAIRRALDAAGYLDVGILAYTAKYASAYYGPFRDALESAPKFGDKKTYQMDGANSREALREASLDITEGADIIMVKPALAYLDIIRRLRDSSHLPVAAYNVSGEYAMIKAAAKQGWIDEKSLILETLTSMKRAGADLILTYFAADVALLTSSPP; translated from the coding sequence ATGCTGATTCGTCCCCGTCGTCTTCGTTATAATCCAGCGATTCGCCGTCTTGTTCGTGAAACTGAATTAACCGTTAATGACTTGATTTATCCCCTCTTTATCATGGAGGGAGAAAATCAAAAGGTGGCTATTCCTTCTATGCCCGATTGTTATCGTTATTCCCTCGATTTATTGCTCAAAGAAGTAGTTAATGCTTATAATTTAGGCATTAATGCCATCGCTCTTTTCCCCCTGATTGCCGAAGATAAAAAAGATAATTTCGGTAGAGAAAGTTATAATCCCGATGGTTTAGTGCCAAGGGCGGTGAAAGCGATTAAAAAAGAAGTCCCTGAAATAATTATTATTACCGATGTTGCCCTCGATCCTTTTTCGATTTATGGTCATGATGGTATTGTGGAGGACGGTAAAATTCTCAACGATGAAACCCTGGAAGTTTTAGTGAAAATGTCGCTCTCGCAAGCGGCAGCCGGGGCTAATTTCGTCGCCCCTTCCGATATGATGGATGGTAGGGTCGGGGCGATCCGTCGAGCTTTAGATGCGGCTGGGTATCTGGATGTGGGAATTCTCGCTTATACGGCTAAATATGCCTCTGCTTATTATGGTCCCTTCCGAGATGCCTTAGAATCAGCCCCAAAATTTGGTGATAAGAAAACCTATCAAATGGATGGGGCTAATAGTCGGGAAGCCTTACGGGAAGCCAGTTTAGACATAACAGAAGGGGCAGATATTATTATGGTTAAGCCCGCTCTGGCCTACCTCGATATTATCCGTCGTCTGCGCGATAGTAGCCATCTTCCCGTCGCCGCTTACAATGTTAGTGGTGAATACGCAATGATTAAAGCGGCGGCAAAACAGGGCTGGATTGACGAAAAAAGCCTGATTTTGGAAACTTTAACCAGTATGAAACGAGCGGGGGCCGATTTGATTTTGACCTATTTTGCTGCCGATGTGGCATTATTGACATCCTCACCGCCGTAA